The following coding sequences are from one Paenibacillus tundrae window:
- a CDS encoding TetR/AcrR family transcriptional regulator — MTAHSIRDAALFHFARDGYEGASLRAIADEVGIKKPSIYAHFSNKDDLFLHTLAFAFQEVRRHTLEYFRDHADIPLEQRLKGLLFWFEEEYHAHASARFMLRNCYYPPLNLYSEVMDLVYPFLDGMERALIRLFERAIRHGELPPVPAEQAAIAFMTFLDGITVEIIYGSSRRYKRRLEASWPVFWHGIHHMNEEARAIALEGDSPS, encoded by the coding sequence ATGACTGCACATTCGATTCGGGATGCCGCGCTTTTTCATTTTGCTAGAGATGGATATGAAGGAGCATCACTGAGAGCCATCGCAGATGAAGTCGGGATTAAGAAACCGTCGATATATGCACATTTTAGCAACAAGGATGACTTATTTTTGCACACCCTGGCCTTTGCATTTCAGGAGGTACGGCGGCACACACTCGAATATTTCCGTGACCATGCGGATATACCACTAGAGCAACGGCTTAAGGGTTTACTATTCTGGTTTGAGGAAGAGTACCATGCCCATGCATCTGCACGTTTTATGTTACGCAATTGTTATTATCCACCACTGAATCTCTATAGCGAAGTGATGGATCTTGTGTATCCGTTTCTAGATGGTATGGAACGCGCATTGATCCGGCTATTCGAGCGTGCAATACGTCATGGAGAACTACCGCCTGTTCCAGCAGAACAAGCAGCTATTGCGTTTATGACGTTCCTGGACGGTATTACGGTGGAGATTATTTATGGAAGCTCACGTCGATACAAACGACGCCTTGAAGCATCCTGGCCTGTCTTTTGGCATGGCATACATCATATGAACGAAGAAGCACGAGCTATCGCGCTGGAAGGAGATTCACCATCATGA
- a CDS encoding DMT family transporter, with translation MNRNWLYVFIGGIIEIVWVSGLKHASNALEWALTGIAIVISFGLIIAASKRLPVGTVYAVFTGIGTAGTVLTEMVMFGEEFRLAKILLIGLLLCGVIGLKLVTDQQSAKEGAA, from the coding sequence ATGAACCGCAACTGGTTATATGTTTTTATCGGAGGAATTATAGAAATCGTATGGGTGAGCGGGCTAAAGCACGCTTCTAATGCATTAGAATGGGCGCTGACGGGGATTGCCATCGTGATTAGTTTTGGACTCATCATTGCCGCTTCCAAAAGACTGCCTGTCGGAACCGTATACGCCGTCTTCACGGGAATCGGTACAGCAGGTACCGTTCTGACGGAGATGGTAATGTTCGGCGAGGAGTTCCGTCTCGCTAAAATATTGCTGATCGGCTTACTGCTCTGTGGTGTCATTGGATTGAAACTGGTCACAGACCAACAATCCGCGAAAGAAGGTGCAGCATAA
- a CDS encoding DMT family transporter, producing MAWLAIVGAGICEIFGVIGINGASSKKGWPYIVLMLVSFVFSFSLLSYAMTSIPMGTAYAVWTGIGTVGSTLTGMFLFGERKEAKRLLFIAMILVAAVGLKLIT from the coding sequence ATGGCATGGTTAGCAATCGTCGGTGCAGGTATCTGTGAAATTTTTGGCGTCATCGGTATCAATGGTGCTTCCTCCAAAAAGGGCTGGCCTTATATCGTGCTGATGTTGGTTTCATTTGTATTCAGCTTCTCGCTTCTGTCCTACGCAATGACCTCAATTCCTATGGGTACAGCCTACGCTGTGTGGACAGGAATCGGTACAGTAGGCAGCACGTTGACAGGCATGTTCCTGTTCGGTGAACGTAAAGAAGCGAAGCGACTCCTATTTATTGCGATGATTCTGGTCGCAGCGGTTGGTTTGAAATTAATTACGTAG
- a CDS encoding TetR/AcrR family transcriptional regulator → MNPIHEMNEKKKLIITTALKLFSAKGSAATSMQEIAELCGMSKGSLYLMFKSKEELEASTLEYCMFALIDEMTQIEHEAGLTSRERLHRQIETLLIHVSELKEFLRVQLRSMMMDDEQKHGDKCNPQHRDLEVRTLHWFKGKLEDLYGPEIEPYTIDLIILTHGLFLSYVKIWFTEMPSLTVAKMATNMLQTIDYTAQGLLEHKPAPLILLEHWPAWTSESYADSPMLRHPVHIIKQIQDIITSDLQPGQLRTDALETIAILKQEMMEFTPRRAIVLGMMHNLNHIPAIQPLHSELQHIMDAMYSRFIQADSSNQ, encoded by the coding sequence ATGAACCCTATCCATGAAATGAATGAGAAAAAAAAGCTGATTATTACCACAGCTCTTAAGCTGTTCTCTGCCAAAGGCAGTGCCGCAACGTCGATGCAGGAGATTGCTGAACTATGCGGAATGTCGAAGGGCAGCCTCTACCTCATGTTCAAATCCAAGGAGGAATTAGAGGCCAGCACGTTGGAATACTGCATGTTTGCTCTGATAGATGAAATGACCCAGATTGAACATGAAGCTGGTCTCACTTCAAGAGAACGTCTGCACAGGCAGATTGAGACACTACTTATTCATGTATCTGAACTGAAGGAATTTCTACGTGTACAATTACGCAGCATGATGATGGATGATGAGCAGAAGCATGGCGACAAATGCAACCCACAACATCGAGATCTAGAGGTTCGTACCTTGCATTGGTTCAAGGGAAAACTTGAGGATCTATATGGGCCGGAGATTGAACCCTACACCATTGACCTTATTATTCTCACGCATGGTCTGTTTCTCTCCTACGTCAAAATCTGGTTTACAGAAATGCCCTCCCTTACGGTTGCCAAGATGGCTACTAATATGCTGCAAACGATTGATTACACAGCGCAGGGACTACTGGAGCACAAGCCTGCACCACTCATTCTGCTAGAACATTGGCCGGCATGGACGAGTGAGTCCTATGCAGATTCCCCTATGTTGCGGCATCCGGTTCATATTATCAAACAGATACAGGATATTATCACTTCTGATCTGCAACCTGGACAATTACGTACCGATGCGCTGGAGACCATCGCCATTCTGAAACAAGAGATGATGGAATTCACGCCAAGGCGCGCGATTGTTCTAGGCATGATGCACAATCTGAATCACATTCCTGCCATTCAGCCATTGCACTCCGAGCTTCAGCATATTATGGATGCCATGTATAGCCGGTTTATCCAAGCTGACTCGTCAAACCAATAA
- a CDS encoding efflux RND transporter permease subunit: MKGIINFSLNNKFAIWILTIIVSATGLYSGLTMKQETIPNINVPFLAVTAIDPGAAPEGIVEDVTKPLEQTLRNVDGIKTLTSTSMENASSITLEFDYGTDLDNATAAVREALNEVQLPDGVQKPTISKFSINSFPVVSLSLSDKDGGDLEQLTRLAQNDIQAALEDIDGVAQVQVSGQYVREVQLKFDQDKMNELGLTEDTVKGIVQGSSVRVPLGLFELDKAQKAVVVDGNIIDMDDLNNLAIPVIPSGAGASAGNGAATAPQGTGAPTDGSSAQAGEAGQGTAPGAAQGSDQAAGQAGGGNAGAGNPAGAANVAPGIPTVKLSEIAKIEVIGQAESISRTDGKESIGISIVKSNDANTVDVVNAVKKKAEELQSQFKNAELTVLLDQGKPIQDSVNTMLYKAMFGALFAILIILLFLRDIRSTIISVISIPLSLLIALTALNVMDITLNMMTLGAMTVAIGRVVDDSIVVIENIYRRLTLKGEKLKGRELIREATREMFVPILSSTIVTIAVFLPLALVSGMVGELFLPFALTMVFALLASLVVAITIVPMLAHSLFRKGIKNKQNHDEKPGKLAETYKRLLNWTLSHKLITVSVAVLVLVGSLFLYPFIGASFLPEQQDKYVMVTYSPETGALREDVEKEALVAEKWLLQQPGLEKMQYSIGGSNPLSSMGGGSSNSALFYIEYNKDTKEFTQVKKDLVEGLKNQVTVGTWSELDMSGGLGGSSLSLSIYGDSVEQIKPVSDEILKLVQADTESFEKADTTLSDTYGQYTLVADQEKLSSLGLTAGQLAMTLSPVRERPVLTEVDIENKTYKVYVETDKKTFNSLSEIENETVTSPLGIEVPIKDVAKVEEGTSPNSIMRIDGKVVVQVSANILASNVAKASQDLQANIDKIDLPDGVEVKFGGTTEQINDTFTQLGLAMLAAIAIVYFVLVVTFGGGLAPFAILFSLPFTVIGIMVGLFVAGGTIDVSAMMGGLMLIGIVVTNAIVLIDRVIHKENEGLSTREALLEAGATRLRPILMTALATIGALLPLVTGLEESAGIISKGLGITVIGGLISSTLLTLVIVPIVYEFLMKFKKKRIED, translated from the coding sequence ATGAAAGGGATTATTAACTTTTCACTGAACAACAAGTTTGCGATCTGGATTCTGACCATCATCGTTTCCGCCACAGGTCTATACAGTGGACTAACGATGAAGCAGGAGACGATTCCAAACATCAACGTTCCATTTCTGGCCGTTACTGCTATTGATCCAGGTGCCGCACCGGAAGGAATTGTTGAGGATGTCACCAAACCGCTAGAACAGACATTGAGGAACGTCGATGGGATTAAAACTCTCACCTCTACCTCCATGGAGAATGCCTCTTCCATTACGCTTGAATTCGATTATGGAACCGATCTAGACAATGCCACAGCAGCAGTTCGTGAAGCACTGAACGAAGTGCAACTGCCAGATGGCGTACAGAAACCGACCATTTCCAAATTCAGCATTAACTCATTCCCAGTTGTATCACTGAGCTTGTCCGATAAGGATGGCGGGGATCTGGAACAACTGACGAGACTCGCACAGAACGATATTCAGGCTGCACTTGAAGACATCGACGGTGTCGCTCAGGTACAAGTTTCCGGTCAATACGTTAGAGAGGTTCAACTTAAATTTGATCAGGACAAAATGAACGAACTCGGTCTGACGGAAGACACAGTCAAAGGCATCGTTCAAGGTTCCTCTGTCCGTGTACCTCTTGGATTGTTTGAACTGGATAAAGCACAGAAGGCTGTCGTTGTTGATGGTAACATCATTGATATGGATGACCTGAACAACCTGGCTATTCCGGTTATCCCAAGTGGTGCAGGCGCATCAGCAGGTAATGGTGCAGCTACTGCCCCGCAAGGAACGGGAGCACCAACAGATGGCTCATCGGCTCAAGCTGGTGAAGCGGGTCAAGGTACAGCACCAGGGGCTGCACAAGGATCTGACCAGGCTGCAGGGCAAGCTGGTGGCGGTAACGCTGGCGCTGGTAATCCTGCGGGCGCAGCTAATGTAGCACCTGGCATTCCAACGGTTAAATTAAGTGAGATTGCGAAGATCGAAGTTATTGGTCAAGCAGAATCCATCTCTCGGACAGACGGTAAGGAATCCATCGGGATCTCTATCGTTAAGTCCAATGATGCCAATACAGTTGATGTAGTCAATGCGGTTAAGAAAAAAGCAGAAGAACTGCAATCTCAATTCAAAAATGCGGAGCTTACGGTCTTACTTGACCAAGGTAAACCTATCCAAGATTCCGTAAATACCATGTTGTACAAAGCGATGTTTGGTGCTCTGTTCGCCATTTTAATCATCCTATTGTTCTTGCGTGATATTCGCTCTACGATCATTTCGGTCATTTCCATTCCGCTCTCCTTGCTCATTGCACTGACAGCGCTGAATGTAATGGACATCACACTGAACATGATGACCCTAGGCGCCATGACGGTTGCTATTGGACGGGTCGTGGATGACTCCATCGTTGTTATCGAGAACATCTATCGCCGTTTAACACTCAAAGGAGAGAAATTAAAAGGACGTGAACTGATCCGGGAAGCAACCCGTGAGATGTTTGTACCGATCCTTTCCTCCACCATTGTTACCATTGCCGTGTTCCTTCCACTCGCACTTGTGAGCGGTATGGTCGGTGAGTTGTTCTTACCGTTTGCCTTGACGATGGTCTTTGCCCTACTGGCATCCCTTGTTGTTGCGATTACAATCGTACCAATGCTGGCTCATAGCCTGTTCCGCAAAGGGATTAAGAACAAGCAAAACCATGACGAAAAACCAGGCAAGCTTGCGGAAACATACAAACGACTCTTGAACTGGACGTTGTCTCATAAACTTATTACTGTAAGTGTCGCTGTACTCGTGCTGGTCGGTAGTTTATTCCTGTATCCGTTCATCGGCGCAAGCTTCCTGCCAGAGCAACAGGATAAATATGTCATGGTTACGTACAGTCCGGAAACGGGAGCTCTGCGTGAAGATGTGGAAAAAGAAGCCCTTGTCGCTGAGAAGTGGTTGTTGCAGCAACCAGGTCTGGAGAAAATGCAATACTCCATCGGTGGCAGTAACCCGCTGAGCAGCATGGGTGGAGGAAGCTCCAACTCCGCACTCTTCTATATTGAATACAACAAAGATACGAAAGAATTTACCCAAGTGAAGAAAGATCTTGTGGAAGGTTTGAAGAACCAAGTTACCGTAGGAACCTGGAGTGAGCTTGATATGTCTGGGGGTCTGGGAGGTAGCAGTCTGAGCCTTTCCATCTATGGCGACAGTGTAGAACAGATCAAACCTGTCTCCGATGAAATTCTGAAGCTGGTTCAAGCAGATACGGAATCATTCGAAAAAGCAGATACGACACTCTCTGATACCTACGGGCAATACACGCTGGTTGCAGATCAGGAGAAACTGAGTTCGCTTGGTTTGACTGCAGGTCAACTGGCTATGACGCTGAGCCCAGTGCGGGAACGCCCTGTGCTTACCGAAGTAGATATCGAGAACAAAACGTATAAAGTATATGTTGAAACGGACAAAAAGACATTCAATAGCCTTTCGGAGATTGAAAATGAAACCGTCACTTCACCGCTCGGCATCGAAGTACCCATTAAAGATGTCGCTAAAGTAGAAGAAGGCACTTCACCGAACTCCATCATGCGTATTGATGGTAAGGTCGTTGTTCAGGTATCAGCTAACATTCTCGCTTCTAATGTAGCGAAAGCTTCACAGGATCTGCAGGCTAATATCGACAAAATCGATCTGCCTGATGGTGTTGAAGTGAAATTTGGCGGTACGACTGAACAAATTAATGACACATTTACACAGTTGGGTCTGGCTATGTTGGCAGCCATCGCTATTGTATACTTTGTGCTCGTTGTTACGTTTGGCGGCGGACTTGCGCCATTTGCCATCTTATTCTCCCTGCCGTTTACCGTTATCGGTATTATGGTAGGTCTGTTCGTAGCAGGCGGTACAATCGACGTATCTGCCATGATGGGTGGACTGATGCTCATCGGAATCGTGGTCACGAATGCCATCGTCCTGATCGACCGTGTCATTCACAAGGAAAACGAGGGACTGTCTACTCGTGAAGCCTTGCTGGAAGCCGGAGCAACACGTCTTCGTCCAATTCTGATGACCGCTCTTGCTACCATTGGCGCATTGCTTCCACTCGTTACAGGGCTGGAAGAGAGCGCGGGCATTATCTCCAAAGGTCTCGGAATTACCGTTATCGGTGGTCTGATCAGCTCTACGCTGCTTACACTGGTGATCGTACCGATTGTGTATGAATTCCTGATGAAGTTCAAAAAGAAAAGAATCGAAGATTAA
- a CDS encoding PucR family transcriptional regulator has product MRETTLHIQMRDMLKRPVFRKAEVLASERALTRYVRWVHIMEVPEVGNLLNGGELVLTTGIGWQDNAQQGLSFLRQLIAHGAAGLCIELGAHTKSQLGAMKEIASAEDFPLIWFHEQVRYIDITQDLHFTLLRSHQRLIAELDTLTTSFNQLLLNGDGVQPLLRLLSRTTGYDVALYPLEGEASAVPYCAPEQLEARRQSWFMHRKSESLRTEIHTEPATSTEFCSSPGTLSLSVQALEYTFADLVLTTAKSSNHDLDLEHPHQPSKEFVLQAMERCAAAIAQDWMRTKYMEEKRRYKEDMWVIDWLNGHHSAKEIHEYLSTASPLLATGTGTVILFDRIPGYSDSLKLQKLLIQRNIVSRSIFSREGFTLYSTVLNHQIILIIIDPQPGVQRKSHLWSCIQQLQHHEADQTHRLFSGLLGIGQSCANLARIKDSLESAKETLSIQKDIGAMQQPFYSNLHCYRIIAGMKQSGGLEDFIEEYLGPIIRYDAEKGGQLLHTLKQYFVLCCSKQETATRLFIVRQTLYHRLHKIESLLGEDYVLPEKRVAIELAIYGYEYVHGPIA; this is encoded by the coding sequence ATGAGGGAAACAACGCTCCATATTCAGATGAGGGATATGTTGAAACGTCCGGTATTTCGCAAAGCAGAGGTGCTCGCCAGTGAACGTGCGCTGACGAGGTACGTAAGATGGGTACATATCATGGAGGTGCCTGAAGTAGGGAACCTGCTCAACGGCGGTGAACTGGTGCTAACCACAGGCATTGGATGGCAGGATAATGCGCAGCAAGGACTTTCTTTTCTACGTCAGTTAATTGCGCATGGGGCTGCGGGGTTATGTATTGAACTTGGAGCACATACCAAATCCCAGCTTGGGGCAATGAAAGAAATCGCTTCTGCCGAGGATTTTCCACTCATCTGGTTTCATGAACAAGTTCGTTATATCGATATTACGCAAGATCTGCACTTCACTTTGCTCCGCAGTCACCAACGGTTGATCGCTGAACTTGATACCCTGACCACCTCATTCAACCAACTTCTGCTCAATGGCGATGGTGTGCAGCCACTACTTCGATTATTGTCACGTACGACGGGTTATGATGTAGCTCTCTATCCACTTGAGGGTGAGGCAAGTGCCGTGCCCTATTGTGCACCAGAACAGCTGGAAGCGCGCCGCCAGTCCTGGTTCATGCATCGGAAGTCTGAGTCACTGAGAACGGAAATTCATACGGAACCCGCGACGTCAACCGAGTTCTGCTCCTCACCGGGTACGCTCTCCCTGTCTGTGCAAGCACTAGAGTATACCTTTGCCGACCTCGTACTCACTACAGCAAAATCATCTAATCATGATCTGGATCTGGAGCACCCGCATCAACCTTCCAAGGAATTCGTCCTTCAAGCCATGGAGCGTTGTGCCGCAGCCATTGCCCAGGACTGGATGCGCACCAAATACATGGAGGAGAAGCGCCGATACAAGGAAGATATGTGGGTCATCGATTGGCTCAACGGCCATCATTCTGCCAAAGAAATACACGAATATCTATCCACCGCTAGTCCCCTTCTTGCAACAGGCACAGGCACCGTCATTTTGTTCGACCGTATCCCGGGTTATTCAGATAGCCTCAAGCTTCAGAAGCTCCTCATTCAGCGTAACATCGTCTCCCGCTCGATCTTCTCAAGAGAAGGCTTCACCCTCTATAGTACCGTGCTTAACCATCAAATTATTCTCATCATCATCGACCCTCAGCCTGGCGTTCAACGTAAAAGCCATCTATGGAGCTGCATTCAACAACTCCAGCATCATGAAGCAGATCAAACCCATCGTCTATTCTCAGGTCTGTTAGGCATTGGTCAGAGCTGTGCCAACCTCGCTCGTATCAAAGACAGTCTAGAATCAGCTAAAGAAACCCTGTCGATTCAAAAGGATATCGGAGCGATGCAGCAGCCCTTCTACAGCAACCTTCACTGTTACCGTATTATTGCGGGTATGAAGCAGAGTGGCGGTTTGGAGGATTTTATCGAGGAATATTTGGGGCCAATCATCCGATATGATGCAGAAAAAGGTGGGCAGCTCCTGCATACGCTTAAGCAATATTTCGTGCTCTGTTGTTCCAAACAAGAGACCGCTACCCGTCTGTTTATCGTAAGGCAGACCCTATATCACCGATTACACAAAATCGAGTCCCTTCTCGGCGAAGACTATGTTCTTCCTGAGAAAAGAGTTGCGATCGAGCTTGCCATCTATGGTTATGAATATGTCCACGGCCCGATCGCGTAG
- the hydA gene encoding dihydropyrimidinase, which yields MTNRKLIRNGVLVTASDTFEADILIEHGKITQIGIGLLPDERTEVVDASGCYVIPGGIDPHTHLDMPFGGTVTADDFATGTAAAAFGGTTTIIDFCLTQKGRPLLESLQQWHDKADGKAAIDYGFHLMIGEMNDQVLEELPQIIEEEGVSSFKVFMAYKNQFQADDAILYQTLQKAKEYGALVMVHAENGDVIDLLVREALAAGRTEPIHHALTRPSILEGEATGRAARLAALADSQLYVVHVTCAEAVEQIARMRELGYRIWGETCPQYLTLDQSIMDQPNFEGAKYVWSPPLREASHQDALWNALKNGQLQTIGSDHCSFNFKGQKDLGKDDFSKIPNGGPVIEDRLSILYSEGVAKGRISLNQWVDLCSTRASKLFGLFPQKGTLAVGTDADIVIFDPAMERELSAATHHMNVDYSAFEGMQVQGCPVTVLCRGEYVIRDQQFAGRPGAGQYVKRAKYDAGAPVPAKKVATTTRG from the coding sequence ATGACTAACCGCAAATTGATTCGTAATGGTGTGTTGGTTACAGCGTCAGATACATTCGAGGCAGATATTCTAATTGAGCATGGCAAAATCACGCAGATCGGCATAGGGCTACTGCCGGACGAACGGACAGAAGTTGTGGATGCATCAGGTTGTTACGTTATTCCTGGCGGTATCGATCCACATACCCATCTGGATATGCCGTTTGGCGGAACCGTTACTGCCGATGATTTTGCCACAGGTACGGCTGCTGCTGCATTTGGCGGCACAACTACGATTATTGACTTTTGTTTGACGCAAAAAGGGCGACCTCTGCTGGAATCCCTCCAGCAATGGCATGACAAAGCAGACGGTAAGGCAGCTATTGATTATGGCTTCCATCTGATGATCGGCGAGATGAATGATCAAGTGCTGGAAGAATTACCTCAGATCATTGAAGAAGAAGGCGTGTCCTCCTTTAAAGTATTCATGGCATACAAAAACCAATTCCAAGCCGACGACGCCATCCTGTATCAGACGCTGCAAAAGGCGAAGGAGTACGGCGCTCTCGTCATGGTGCATGCCGAGAATGGCGATGTGATCGACCTGCTGGTGCGTGAAGCGCTCGCGGCTGGTCGAACCGAACCGATTCACCATGCGCTAACTCGTCCATCGATCTTGGAGGGAGAGGCAACAGGTCGGGCTGCCCGACTGGCAGCGCTCGCTGATTCTCAGCTCTATGTTGTGCATGTTACATGTGCCGAAGCGGTTGAGCAGATTGCTCGTATGCGGGAGTTAGGGTATCGAATCTGGGGCGAGACGTGTCCGCAGTATTTAACATTGGATCAATCGATTATGGATCAGCCGAATTTCGAAGGTGCTAAGTATGTCTGGTCACCACCTTTGCGGGAAGCATCTCATCAGGATGCATTATGGAATGCACTGAAGAATGGTCAGCTCCAGACGATTGGCTCGGATCACTGCTCGTTTAACTTTAAGGGACAGAAGGATCTGGGAAAGGATGACTTTAGCAAAATCCCGAATGGCGGGCCTGTGATCGAGGATCGACTCAGCATCCTGTATTCAGAGGGAGTCGCCAAAGGACGCATATCCCTGAACCAGTGGGTGGATCTGTGCTCTACACGGGCGAGCAAGCTGTTCGGGCTCTTTCCGCAGAAAGGCACGCTGGCTGTAGGAACGGATGCAGATATCGTTATCTTTGACCCAGCGATGGAGAGAGAACTTTCTGCTGCGACGCATCATATGAACGTAGATTACAGTGCTTTTGAAGGAATGCAGGTTCAAGGATGTCCTGTTACGGTGTTGTGTCGGGGAGAATATGTGATTCGTGATCAGCAGTTTGCAGGTAGGCCGGGTGCGGGTCAATATGTGAAGCGTGCCAAATATGATGCTGGCGCACCCGTTCCAGCGAAGAAAGTAGCGACGACAACAAGGGGGTGA
- the preA gene encoding NAD-dependent dihydropyrimidine dehydrogenase subunit PreA has protein sequence MADLSINLAGIRSPNPFWLASAPPTNTGYQVQRAFEAGWGGAVWKTLGEPIINTSSRFAAIHFGGQRVAGFNNIELISDRPLEVNLREIAETKKRFPDRAVIASLMVEPKREKWHEIVKKVEAVGVDGLELNFGCPHGMAERGMGAASGQQPDLVELQTMWVKEVATTPVIVKLTPNITDITVTAKAAVRGGADAISMINTINSLAGVDLDSWNTVPHVAGKGAHGGYCGPAVKPIALNMVAECARNPEVGVPISGIGGISDWRDTAEFLLMGATGVQICTAAMHHGFRIVEDMIEGLNDYLDEKGLQSVTELIGQTVPKYSDWGNLDLNYKVVARIDRDVCINCNKCHIACEDTSHQCIDMLTDPSGSYLEVVEEDCVGCNLCSIVCPVDGAIQMVEIEHEQAPLTWNERQSAIATLQFTRDQSTKEAIS, from the coding sequence ATGGCTGACTTATCTATTAATCTGGCAGGTATTCGATCGCCGAATCCGTTCTGGCTGGCATCTGCACCACCAACGAACACGGGATATCAGGTTCAACGAGCCTTTGAGGCAGGCTGGGGTGGCGCAGTGTGGAAGACACTCGGCGAGCCAATCATCAATACATCTTCGCGCTTTGCAGCGATTCATTTCGGTGGTCAGCGTGTTGCTGGTTTTAACAATATTGAGTTGATATCGGATCGACCACTAGAAGTGAATCTTCGAGAAATTGCGGAGACCAAGAAGCGTTTCCCGGATCGAGCGGTGATTGCCTCACTAATGGTTGAGCCGAAGCGGGAGAAGTGGCATGAGATTGTGAAGAAGGTAGAGGCAGTCGGTGTCGATGGGCTTGAGCTGAACTTTGGCTGTCCTCATGGCATGGCTGAACGTGGTATGGGAGCCGCCTCGGGACAACAGCCTGATCTGGTAGAGCTCCAGACCATGTGGGTGAAGGAAGTAGCAACGACTCCGGTCATCGTGAAGCTTACGCCCAATATTACGGATATTACGGTAACGGCCAAAGCCGCCGTACGTGGTGGTGCGGATGCAATCTCCATGATTAACACCATCAATTCTCTTGCGGGTGTAGATCTGGACTCTTGGAATACGGTTCCGCATGTGGCGGGTAAGGGCGCGCATGGCGGGTATTGTGGCCCGGCCGTGAAGCCGATCGCTTTGAACATGGTTGCGGAGTGTGCACGTAATCCGGAGGTAGGCGTGCCGATCTCCGGTATTGGAGGCATATCCGATTGGCGGGATACAGCTGAGTTTCTATTAATGGGAGCCACTGGCGTTCAAATCTGTACGGCTGCAATGCATCATGGTTTTCGAATCGTGGAGGATATGATTGAAGGGCTAAATGATTACTTGGATGAGAAGGGCTTGCAAAGTGTAACCGAATTAATCGGTCAGACGGTTCCTAAATACTCGGATTGGGGCAATCTTGATCTCAATTACAAAGTGGTCGCTCGTATTGACCGCGATGTCTGTATTAATTGCAACAAATGCCATATCGCTTGTGAAGACACTTCGCATCAATGTATCGATATGCTGACCGATCCTTCGGGCTCCTATCTTGAAGTGGTTGAGGAGGATTGTGTAGGCTGTAACCTTTGTTCCATCGTATGTCCAGTGGACGGTGCAATCCAGATGGTGGAGATCGAGCATGAACAAGCACCACTGACCTGGAATGAACGTCAATCGGCTATAGCGACGCTACAGTTTACACGAGATCAATCAACGAAAGAGGCGATATCATGA